In the genome of Candidatus Zixiibacteriota bacterium, one region contains:
- a CDS encoding UDP-N-acetylmuramoyl-L-alanyl-D-glutamate--2,6-diaminopimelate ligase codes for MIQGLESIEVQGDIDLDIDHIEYDSRLIKENGLFLAVKGFQQDGYDYVQQALDQGAVAVMGEREECDQASTHIRVPNIRQAMAHVAAVFYGHPGSKIKAIGVTGTNGKTTVCHLIKRILEKRNKTAGLICSTVYDTGKETFPAERTTPEALDLQRLLFLMKKNYCVNAVIEVSSHALSLHRVDQINFRVAVYTNISRDHLDFHGTMEEYLETKAKLMKKLEGPLSYAVINLDVPEFRSFFGDFSSSYISYSLENTSADVHCANYEINPDGTVFNLVTPMGTQTVSFPLPGRFNLINALCSAAAGLACGVDLDNVIAGLEDAQPVPGRFVLVNHGQPFGVIVDFAHTPDALERLCQSVRELTDERLLILFGCGGDRDKGKRPLMGRAATTGADFAVVTSDNPRGEDPAAIIEDIKPGLQGKNYEICLDRKKAIKLVLEQAQPGDIVLLAGKGCENYQEIKGTRTPFDDSAEARAILSSMGYQPEEILESS; via the coding sequence TTGATTCAAGGATTAGAATCAATCGAGGTTCAGGGAGATATTGACCTCGACATTGATCACATAGAATACGATTCGCGCCTTATTAAAGAGAACGGCCTTTTCCTGGCGGTGAAAGGGTTCCAGCAGGATGGATATGATTATGTTCAACAAGCTCTGGACCAGGGTGCGGTGGCTGTCATGGGCGAACGTGAAGAGTGCGACCAGGCGTCTACCCATATTCGGGTGCCGAACATCCGGCAGGCAATGGCCCATGTCGCGGCAGTATTCTACGGTCATCCCGGTTCAAAAATCAAGGCCATCGGTGTCACCGGCACCAATGGCAAGACGACCGTCTGTCACCTTATCAAACGTATTCTCGAAAAGCGCAATAAGACAGCCGGCCTGATCTGCTCGACCGTCTATGATACTGGTAAAGAGACCTTTCCTGCAGAACGAACCACTCCGGAAGCGCTCGACCTGCAACGGTTACTGTTTCTGATGAAAAAGAATTACTGCGTCAATGCTGTCATTGAAGTATCGTCACATGCCCTGTCGCTCCACCGCGTCGATCAAATAAACTTCCGCGTCGCTGTCTATACCAACATATCTCGTGATCACCTCGACTTCCACGGGACCATGGAAGAGTACCTGGAAACGAAGGCGAAACTGATGAAGAAGCTTGAGGGACCCCTCAGCTATGCCGTGATCAATCTGGACGTTCCGGAGTTTCGTAGTTTCTTCGGTGACTTCTCGTCATCATACATCAGCTATTCCCTCGAAAACACCAGTGCTGATGTCCATTGTGCCAACTACGAAATCAACCCGGATGGGACTGTTTTTAATCTCGTGACCCCGATGGGAACCCAGACGGTTTCTTTCCCATTGCCAGGAAGATTCAATCTGATCAATGCGTTGTGTTCTGCCGCTGCGGGATTGGCCTGCGGTGTTGATCTTGACAATGTCATTGCCGGGCTGGAAGATGCTCAACCGGTTCCGGGTCGGTTTGTCCTTGTGAATCATGGCCAGCCTTTTGGCGTGATAGTAGATTTCGCCCATACACCGGATGCCCTCGAACGGCTTTGTCAATCAGTCAGAGAACTGACCGATGAGCGACTGCTAATACTGTTCGGTTGTGGTGGCGACAGGGACAAGGGCAAGCGCCCCCTGATGGGGAGAGCGGCTACCACTGGTGCCGATTTCGCTGTTGTTACTTCTGATAACCCGCGCGGAGAAGACCCGGCAGCCATTATCGAAGACATCAAACCCGGACTGCAAGGGAAGAACTACGAAATCTGTCTCGACCGGAAGAAAGCTATCAAACTTGTTCTTGAACAGGCGCAACCGGGTGATATCGTTTTATTGGCTGGCAAAGGTTGCGAAAACTATCAGGAGATCAAGGGCACACGCACTCCTTTTGATGATTCGGCTGAGGCGCGAGCCATCCTGAGCAGTATGGGTTACCAGCCCGAGGAGATACTTGAAAGTTCATGA
- the rsmH gene encoding 16S rRNA (cytosine(1402)-N(4))-methyltransferase RsmH — protein sequence MHLPVMAGEVVSLLVTDPRGAYLDLTVGTGAHSEALATRLEPTARIYGLDKDSEAVNLARQKLATLSQTVRVECASYGHVVRMVENFEDQTFDGILMDLGLSSVQLDDPQRGFSFRMDGPLDMRFDPQHGGSTAADLLASYSEKQLTKIFRSYGEQPQAVRLARAIVKARSQKSLSSTSSLVGLIEQTISPPHQKKACMRVFQALRIAVNEELDLLQSTLPQLVNMLNDGGRLAVIAYHSLEDRIVKWFFQREFKGCDCPPELPGCVCGRTPRLVPITRRPVRPGESEIDDNPRARSALLRVVERVTV from the coding sequence ATGCACCTGCCGGTGATGGCCGGTGAAGTCGTTAGCCTGCTTGTTACGGACCCACGCGGGGCCTATCTCGATCTTACTGTTGGAACCGGAGCTCACTCCGAGGCGTTAGCCACCCGGCTGGAGCCGACGGCGCGAATCTATGGCCTCGACAAAGACTCAGAGGCAGTCAATCTGGCCCGGCAGAAATTGGCGACCCTGTCACAGACTGTGCGAGTTGAGTGTGCTTCGTATGGCCATGTCGTCCGGATGGTAGAGAATTTCGAAGATCAGACATTTGATGGGATTCTAATGGATCTGGGTCTTTCCTCAGTTCAGCTGGATGATCCGCAACGCGGATTTTCCTTTCGAATGGACGGTCCGCTGGATATGCGGTTTGATCCGCAGCATGGCGGATCGACTGCAGCCGATCTGCTGGCATCATATTCCGAGAAACAACTGACGAAAATTTTCCGTTCCTACGGAGAACAACCCCAGGCTGTTCGTTTGGCTCGGGCTATTGTGAAGGCTCGTTCACAGAAGTCACTTAGTTCCACTTCTTCGTTGGTCGGTCTGATCGAACAGACAATCTCCCCGCCGCACCAGAAAAAAGCGTGTATGCGGGTGTTCCAGGCGCTCCGCATTGCAGTCAATGAGGAGCTTGATCTTCTCCAGAGCACTCTTCCGCAACTTGTAAATATGCTGAATGATGGCGGACGATTGGCGGTTATCGCTTATCATTCACTCGAAGACCGTATCGTTAAATGGTTCTTCCAGCGCGAGTTCAAAGGCTGTGACTGCCCACCTGAACTGCCTGGCTGTGTGTGTGGTCGCACCCCGCGCCTGGTGCCGATCACCCGTCGGCCGGTAAGACCCGGCGAGTCGGAAATCGACGACAACCCGCGAGCGCGGTCGGCCCTGCTACGCGTCGTTGAGAGGGTGACGGTATGA
- a CDS encoding cell division protein FtsL, translating to MKTRIRRFSETVKIRSSVFNRLRSHKYFSLSLLITVVLAASCIHIWQRVVVLDLVADVSHLRSENASLIDATRKVHSDITALSSSARIEQYASDSLGLETISAERLYTLVGERRDAPEPSDEMATVLAAVKRVAAHIPSVTRSSASAGELPRTTIDSLTEKGADK from the coding sequence ATGAAGACACGCATACGCAGGTTCAGCGAGACAGTCAAAATACGATCATCAGTTTTCAACCGTCTGCGATCCCATAAGTATTTCTCACTTTCGCTGTTGATCACGGTCGTGCTGGCAGCGTCGTGTATTCATATTTGGCAACGAGTTGTTGTGCTTGATCTGGTTGCTGATGTTTCCCATCTCAGGAGTGAGAATGCGTCGCTGATTGACGCCACGCGGAAAGTTCATTCGGACATTACAGCATTGTCGTCATCGGCACGGATAGAGCAGTATGCCTCTGATTCGTTAGGTCTGGAAACGATCTCCGCCGAGCGATTGTACACCCTTGTCGGGGAACGTCGCGATGCTCCTGAACCATCCGACGAAATGGCAACTGTTCTGGCAGCAGTTAAACGGGTAGCGGCTCACATTCCTTCCGTGACCAGATCCAGTGCCTCGGCCGGTGAACTACCACGGACCACCATTGATTCACTAACCGAAAAGGGTGCGGACAAATGA
- the mraY gene encoding phospho-N-acetylmuramoyl-pentapeptide-transferase, whose product MLYYLLYPLADQISGLNLFRYITFRTAGATVTAIFICLVLGPFFINMLKKRQVREKIRAEGPKSHLAKEGTPTMGGLIILAGIIIPTLLWADMSNFFVLMALLVTFWLGLIGYIDDYLKAIKGQPKGMVARKKLIGQVTLGVVFGLLLTWAAPSQLFDGTTGIPFFKNYLLVLGPLYIPFIVIVLTGSSNAVNLTDGADGLAIGLCGLSFLTFGGIAYVTGRLDYSSYLQIQYLPGTGELAIFCGAAIGSALGFLWFNSHPAEVFMGDTGSLALGGALGAIAIMLKKELLLVIVGGVFVIEVLSVIIQVMSYKYRGGKRVFKMAPIHHHFELLGWPESKVVVRFWIVGALFALVTLATLKVR is encoded by the coding sequence ATGTTGTATTACCTCCTCTACCCTCTGGCCGACCAGATATCCGGGCTCAATTTGTTCAGGTACATTACCTTCCGCACTGCCGGGGCCACCGTTACAGCTATCTTTATCTGCCTGGTTCTTGGTCCTTTCTTCATCAACATGTTGAAGAAAAGGCAGGTGCGCGAGAAGATTCGAGCCGAAGGCCCGAAGTCTCACCTTGCCAAAGAAGGCACGCCCACCATGGGTGGTCTGATCATCCTGGCCGGCATTATCATTCCGACTTTGCTCTGGGCCGACATGTCGAACTTCTTTGTACTGATGGCTCTTCTGGTAACGTTCTGGCTGGGTCTGATTGGGTACATCGATGACTACCTGAAAGCTATCAAAGGTCAGCCCAAAGGCATGGTGGCCCGCAAGAAACTGATCGGACAGGTAACACTGGGGGTAGTGTTTGGCTTGCTCCTGACTTGGGCCGCGCCATCTCAACTATTTGATGGCACTACTGGAATACCGTTTTTCAAGAACTACCTGCTTGTTCTCGGACCGTTGTACATTCCGTTTATCGTGATCGTTTTGACCGGCTCCTCTAACGCGGTCAATCTTACCGACGGCGCTGACGGGTTGGCCATTGGGCTATGCGGATTGAGTTTCCTGACTTTTGGCGGCATCGCCTATGTTACCGGACGTCTGGACTATTCGAGCTATCTGCAAATCCAGTACCTGCCCGGAACGGGGGAGCTGGCCATATTTTGTGGAGCGGCTATCGGATCAGCCCTGGGCTTTCTCTGGTTCAACAGCCATCCGGCAGAGGTCTTCATGGGTGACACCGGCTCTCTGGCGTTGGGTGGTGCGTTGGGAGCGATTGCGATTATGCTCAAGAAGGAATTACTCCTGGTGATCGTCGGCGGTGTGTTTGTAATCGAAGTGCTGTCAGTGATCATTCAGGTTATGTCATACAAGTATCGCGGTGGAAAACGAGTATTCAAAATGGCGCCCATCCACCATCACTTCGAGCTGCTCGGTTGGCCGGAGTCGAAAGTCGTGGTGCGTTTCTGGATAGTAGGGGCACTCTTTGCCCTGGTGACGTTGGCAACTTTGAAGGTACGATGA
- the murD gene encoding UDP-N-acetylmuramoyl-L-alanine--D-glutamate ligase, producing MTVEERIKGRKIGIIGMARSGVAAALLAQKLGGRPFVSDIGGASNLADQLQQLKTAGIPFETDGHTDHLLDCDYIIISPGIPLTSEIVGRIQKKGLPIFSEIEFAFWVCQGKIVAVTGSNGKTTTTTLIGEIFKEAGLKTYVCGNIGLPFAEVVADIPPDGVAVVEVSNFQLETIADFKPQIAMILNLTEDHLDRHGGFEEYKKAKYRITENQTADDHLILNRDDANTKPDVITTSANKLLFSTSDSAATATFVRNGTLYLRRDGSEEDVIACNDILIPGPHNLQNAAAAALATSLLGVNVNSMKQTLSTFTGVEHRLERVDNIAGITFVNDSKATNVDSVRFALQSIPSPLYLIAGGRDKGASYEPLVKHGRGKIKGIIAIGEASEKIMQELGREFPVQFAGSIQEAVHRCFDMAYPGETVLLSPACASFDMFENFEQRGLAFKEAVRELRDGKKNHQSPKV from the coding sequence ATGACCGTTGAAGAACGCATAAAAGGCCGCAAGATCGGCATTATCGGCATGGCCCGTTCAGGTGTGGCGGCAGCGCTACTGGCCCAGAAGTTGGGTGGCCGACCGTTTGTCTCTGACATTGGTGGTGCTTCCAATTTGGCTGATCAGTTGCAGCAACTAAAGACGGCAGGAATCCCGTTCGAAACCGATGGCCACACCGATCATCTACTCGATTGCGACTATATAATCATCTCGCCGGGAATCCCGCTGACCAGCGAGATTGTCGGGCGCATTCAGAAAAAAGGCTTACCGATATTCTCCGAAATCGAATTCGCTTTCTGGGTGTGTCAAGGGAAGATCGTAGCCGTGACCGGCTCCAACGGCAAGACCACCACCACCACTCTGATCGGTGAGATATTCAAGGAAGCAGGGTTGAAGACCTATGTCTGCGGTAACATCGGACTGCCCTTTGCTGAAGTTGTCGCCGACATTCCGCCTGATGGTGTGGCCGTGGTCGAGGTCTCTAACTTCCAACTTGAGACCATTGCCGATTTCAAGCCGCAGATTGCGATGATCCTGAACCTCACCGAGGATCACCTCGACCGTCACGGCGGGTTTGAGGAATACAAAAAGGCCAAGTATCGCATCACCGAGAACCAGACAGCCGATGACCACCTTATTCTTAATCGGGACGATGCCAATACCAAACCGGATGTTATTACGACCTCGGCCAACAAGCTGTTATTCTCGACCAGTGACTCCGCAGCGACGGCGACTTTTGTTCGTAATGGCACCCTCTACCTGCGACGCGATGGCAGTGAGGAAGATGTGATTGCCTGCAACGATATTCTTATTCCCGGTCCGCACAATCTGCAGAATGCAGCCGCTGCCGCACTGGCCACATCGTTGTTGGGTGTGAATGTGAACAGCATGAAACAGACCCTATCTACTTTCACGGGGGTGGAGCATAGACTCGAGCGAGTTGACAATATCGCCGGTATTACTTTTGTCAACGATTCCAAAGCTACCAACGTGGATTCAGTTCGCTTTGCTTTACAGTCTATCCCGTCGCCATTGTACCTGATCGCTGGTGGGCGCGACAAAGGGGCGTCCTATGAACCACTCGTGAAACATGGGCGTGGCAAAATTAAGGGCATCATTGCCATTGGTGAAGCCAGCGAGAAGATCATGCAGGAGTTGGGGCGCGAATTCCCAGTACAGTTCGCCGGCTCTATTCAGGAAGCCGTACACCGCTGTTTTGACATGGCTTACCCCGGAGAGACAGTGCTGCTGTCGCCGGCCTGTGCCAGTTTTGATATGTTTGAGAATTTTGAACAACGCGGCCTGGCTTTCAAAGAGGCCGTCAGAGAACTGAGAGATGGTAAGAAAAACCACCAGAGCCCAAAAGTCTGA
- a CDS encoding PASTA domain-containing protein, with protein MKRTRNERARLSFIMVVVCFVFGIVVLRLAHLQIVLHPQYSKIVERQSSGTISIPAPRGMIYDRKGTIVASNITRSSLYAYATDRQEMKRVGRYLDSLFDLKSGTAHTRYALKPRKFRWIKRRISDELADHIDTTAPKGLYLRAETQREYPQGLIGKQILGFTDIDNRGQACLELAADSVLSGCEGKTDIRRDGQRNLYRVKESAMIKPVLGKSLVLTIDWRLQEILEEELRSGVEKYNAVSGQAVFVDCNTGEILAMAHYDPSEKYPHRPVKLRTVTDQYEPGSIFKAITAATLLDAGLVNFAETTYCEMGRWKVGRRILHDDKELEWLTFREIMELSSNIGVAKYAIMLGGDGLYQAALDFGFGQRLNTGLGGETRGRVHCPDLWSDYTVAALAMGHSIAVNSLQMAMAFAAIANGGELLQPLLQRCSVTEDGGLSDQCVRTVTRRVMKEASSDSLRAFLRGVVERGTAKKVNSPAVAIAGKTGTAEIVRPDGRGYFKNKFMASFAGFFPYEQPRIAGIVVLKEPKPIHYGGYTSGVMFKHIAENYMIINPDIFASTTQTLAAGPTSEGRTVEVPDLIGRPLATASTMVESKSLELRQNVDSGVVVWQYPPADRLVFADDKVLVAVETMSDSACVMPDLRGLSIRHASAFLDFIGISSRITGRGQVFRQSIPPGDEVSKHTECRLECRTG; from the coding sequence ATGAAACGTACCCGGAATGAGCGTGCTCGTCTTTCCTTTATCATGGTGGTGGTGTGTTTCGTGTTTGGCATTGTGGTCCTGAGATTGGCACATTTGCAGATAGTGCTTCATCCTCAGTACAGCAAGATCGTCGAGCGACAATCCAGTGGGACTATTAGTATCCCGGCTCCAAGGGGTATGATCTATGATCGTAAAGGGACAATTGTAGCCAGCAACATCACTCGTTCATCGTTGTATGCCTACGCAACTGACCGACAGGAGATGAAGCGGGTCGGGCGTTACCTTGATTCTCTGTTCGATCTCAAATCGGGTACGGCCCATACCAGATACGCTCTGAAGCCCAGAAAATTCAGATGGATAAAACGGCGAATCAGCGATGAACTAGCTGATCACATTGATACGACCGCTCCCAAGGGGCTATACCTGAGGGCCGAAACGCAGCGTGAGTATCCCCAGGGGTTGATAGGAAAACAGATATTGGGCTTCACCGATATCGACAATCGAGGTCAGGCGTGTCTTGAGTTGGCGGCCGATTCCGTCCTGTCGGGCTGTGAAGGCAAAACGGATATCCGTCGCGACGGACAACGAAATCTGTATCGCGTCAAAGAGAGCGCTATGATCAAGCCGGTGTTGGGAAAATCATTGGTGCTGACTATCGACTGGCGTTTGCAGGAGATTCTTGAGGAGGAGCTACGAAGCGGTGTTGAGAAGTACAACGCGGTTTCCGGCCAAGCCGTTTTCGTCGACTGCAATACTGGTGAAATCTTGGCTATGGCCCACTATGATCCATCCGAAAAGTATCCTCACCGGCCGGTGAAGCTGCGCACAGTCACAGATCAATATGAACCCGGCTCGATTTTCAAAGCTATCACAGCGGCCACATTGCTGGATGCAGGACTGGTCAATTTTGCCGAGACGACTTACTGCGAGATGGGACGCTGGAAAGTTGGTCGTCGCATTCTCCACGACGACAAAGAACTCGAATGGCTGACTTTCAGGGAGATCATGGAGCTATCCAGCAACATCGGCGTAGCTAAATATGCGATCATGCTGGGCGGTGACGGTCTCTATCAGGCGGCACTGGATTTCGGGTTCGGGCAGCGCCTTAACACCGGACTTGGCGGCGAGACACGAGGAAGAGTTCACTGTCCTGATCTCTGGTCCGATTATACTGTGGCCGCTTTGGCGATGGGGCACTCAATAGCTGTCAACAGTCTCCAGATGGCGATGGCCTTCGCTGCTATCGCCAACGGAGGGGAGTTGCTTCAGCCATTGTTACAGAGATGCAGTGTGACGGAAGATGGTGGTTTGAGCGACCAATGTGTGCGAACGGTTACCAGGCGCGTTATGAAAGAGGCTTCCTCCGACAGTCTGCGGGCATTTCTGCGCGGCGTTGTCGAAAGGGGAACAGCCAAAAAGGTAAACTCGCCCGCCGTCGCTATTGCCGGTAAAACCGGCACGGCCGAAATCGTTCGTCCCGATGGTCGGGGGTATTTCAAGAACAAGTTCATGGCCAGTTTTGCAGGCTTCTTCCCGTATGAACAACCGAGAATTGCCGGTATCGTCGTTCTTAAGGAACCCAAGCCGATACACTACGGAGGATATACCTCCGGTGTCATGTTCAAACACATTGCTGAGAACTATATGATTATCAACCCGGACATATTTGCCTCCACCACCCAGACTCTGGCCGCCGGACCGACCTCAGAAGGGCGCACGGTTGAGGTGCCGGACCTCATCGGTCGGCCGCTGGCGACAGCCAGCACCATGGTTGAGTCTAAGAGCCTTGAGTTGCGGCAGAATGTCGATAGCGGTGTCGTGGTGTGGCAGTATCCTCCGGCTGATCGACTGGTGTTTGCCGATGACAAGGTGTTGGTCGCCGTAGAGACGATGTCGGACTCGGCCTGTGTGATGCCGGACCTGCGCGGTCTATCAATTCGTCATGCCTCAGCTTTTCTGGATTTCATTGGTATAAGCAGCAGGATAACAGGACGTGGGCAAGTCTTCAGACAGTCAATCCCGCCCGGGGATGAGGTTTCAAAACATACAGAATGCCGGCTCGAGTGCCGGACAGGTTAG
- a CDS encoding putative lipid II flippase FtsW: protein MVRKTTRAQKSEGHIDERLLIAYLLMLVAGLIAVYSTSSMIAESRFGSHLFFLQHQFVWALLSLCTMWVLVRLDLVRFAAWSVPAFFIMLGLLALVFLAEPRNGSHRWLFLGPLTIQPSEFFKFVMIYFLAFSLSNRDRNMGDWRGLLLRYGPLMGVALLLILLEPDLGTTIVIFGTAVGVFFLAGAKIKHLLMAATPMVGAAAILVFVVGYKKARVMDYIASLADPLQGSYQGTQAALTLGAGGLFGSGLGEGSQKLFFLPYPHTDFIFAAVGQEVGFLRLVLLLVLMMYMLLRGFKIALGQPDRFGYLLAAGMALSLFVNIAVNLGVVTSLLPVTGLPLPFVSYGGSSLLISSVAIGVLLNLSRRVRS, encoded by the coding sequence ATGGTAAGAAAAACCACCAGAGCCCAAAAGTCTGAAGGGCACATTGATGAACGCCTGCTGATAGCCTACCTGCTGATGTTGGTGGCTGGCTTGATCGCAGTCTATTCGACTTCGTCAATGATTGCTGAAAGTCGTTTTGGGTCGCACCTGTTTTTCCTTCAGCACCAGTTTGTCTGGGCTTTGCTTTCGTTGTGTACGATGTGGGTACTCGTTCGCCTCGATCTGGTGCGTTTTGCTGCCTGGTCGGTCCCGGCCTTTTTCATTATGCTCGGATTATTGGCTCTCGTCTTTCTCGCCGAGCCTCGAAATGGTTCGCATCGCTGGCTGTTCCTGGGCCCACTCACGATTCAGCCGTCGGAGTTCTTCAAGTTTGTAATGATCTACTTCCTGGCCTTCTCACTTTCCAACCGCGATCGCAACATGGGCGACTGGCGAGGGCTACTTCTAAGATACGGCCCCTTGATGGGTGTGGCGCTGTTGCTGATTCTGCTGGAGCCTGACCTTGGTACTACCATAGTGATATTTGGTACTGCCGTGGGCGTGTTCTTTCTGGCCGGGGCGAAAATTAAACATCTCCTGATGGCAGCGACGCCTATGGTGGGTGCGGCAGCCATTCTGGTTTTCGTGGTTGGATACAAGAAAGCGCGCGTTATGGACTACATCGCCTCGTTAGCCGATCCACTCCAGGGCAGCTACCAGGGTACGCAAGCTGCTCTTACTTTGGGTGCCGGAGGACTGTTCGGTTCTGGTCTGGGTGAGGGCAGTCAGAAGCTCTTTTTCCTGCCCTATCCGCACACGGATTTCATATTCGCGGCTGTTGGACAGGAAGTTGGTTTCTTGCGGTTGGTACTTCTTCTGGTGTTGATGATGTACATGCTGCTACGCGGATTCAAGATCGCTCTGGGGCAGCCGGATCGTTTCGGCTACCTGTTGGCTGCCGGTATGGCGCTGTCCCTGTTTGTCAACATCGCGGTTAATCTTGGTGTTGTGACCAGTCTATTGCCTGTCACCGGACTACCGTTGCCCTTTGTATCTTATGGCGGATCGT
- a CDS encoding UDP-N-acetylmuramoyl-tripeptide--D-alanyl-D-alanine ligase: MIELRFDRLAAVTGGTLYNTEGASDTFSGVTIDSRADCGGKLFVALRGPRYDGHDYITAAVDRGASGIVAELNYSGLQRIPGCVPVVAVGNSHEAMLSLASNYRATSRARFVAITGSNGKTTSKELTYLLLQVVESNVYRSPGNLNNLFGVPLALFGVPSDAVVAVLELGISTKSEMPRLAEIVRPQLIAITNVGPSHLESLASVEDVARAKLQLVNKADHDVPVIVNADDPILVHETRRLRKNFITFGFDTQADFHPDNVETLESGATLVTIENNRFHLQLPGRHQVSNLLVAYAICRTLGYSFYEIDTENITLSTAPMRGQRMTLREIDFVVDCYNANPPSMQAGLEAFFASKSSGRRVLILGDMLELGPEAVKYHREVGEMLAGYEFDLAVLVGPLSVSIADAARGAGIESNKIQHFDSATECAEVIKENLQSNDLVYLKASRGVGLEVVLDQFRDEEVS; this comes from the coding sequence ATGATCGAATTACGATTTGACAGACTGGCTGCCGTCACCGGCGGAACACTCTATAACACCGAAGGAGCGTCCGATACATTCTCCGGTGTTACCATCGACAGTCGGGCAGACTGTGGTGGAAAGCTATTCGTGGCCCTGCGCGGTCCCCGGTATGACGGACATGACTATATCACTGCGGCTGTTGATCGCGGTGCCAGCGGAATAGTGGCGGAGTTAAACTATTCCGGCTTGCAGAGAATACCCGGCTGTGTTCCGGTTGTGGCCGTCGGTAACAGCCACGAAGCAATGCTTTCGCTGGCGTCTAATTATCGCGCTACCAGTCGGGCGCGGTTCGTTGCTATCACCGGCTCCAACGGCAAGACCACTTCCAAGGAATTGACCTACCTTCTGCTGCAGGTTGTCGAGTCAAACGTCTATCGTTCGCCCGGTAATCTCAATAATTTGTTTGGCGTGCCCCTAGCGCTTTTCGGCGTACCCTCCGATGCGGTCGTCGCAGTGTTGGAACTTGGCATCTCAACCAAATCCGAAATGCCCCGTCTCGCGGAAATCGTCCGACCGCAGTTGATTGCCATTACCAATGTAGGCCCGTCACATCTTGAGTCCCTGGCATCTGTTGAAGACGTGGCTCGGGCCAAACTCCAACTTGTGAACAAGGCCGACCACGATGTGCCTGTGATTGTCAATGCCGATGATCCGATTTTGGTTCATGAAACGCGTCGACTCAGAAAGAACTTCATTACCTTTGGTTTCGATACCCAGGCCGATTTTCATCCGGACAACGTAGAGACACTGGAATCGGGAGCCACGCTTGTCACCATTGAGAACAACCGTTTCCATCTGCAACTGCCGGGTCGGCACCAGGTTTCCAACCTTCTGGTCGCGTACGCCATTTGCCGGACGCTTGGCTACAGTTTTTATGAGATCGACACCGAGAATATCACTCTAAGTACTGCCCCCATGCGTGGCCAACGGATGACGCTGAGGGAAATAGACTTCGTCGTCGATTGCTACAATGCCAACCCGCCCTCAATGCAAGCTGGTCTGGAGGCGTTCTTCGCTTCGAAAAGTTCCGGACGGCGAGTGCTTATCTTGGGAGATATGCTCGAACTTGGACCTGAAGCGGTTAAGTATCATCGCGAAGTAGGGGAGATGTTGGCCGGGTATGAATTTGATCTGGCTGTTCTGGTTGGTCCTCTGAGTGTGTCTATTGCCGATGCCGCCAGAGGTGCTGGTATCGAGAGTAACAAGATACAGCATTTTGACTCTGCTACGGAATGTGCCGAAGTTATTAAAGAAAACCTGCAATCCAACGATCTGGTGTACCTCAAAGCATCGCGGGGAGTTGGTCTTGAAGTGGTGCTCGATCAATTTCGTGATGAGGAGGTAAGCTGA
- the mraZ gene encoding division/cell wall cluster transcriptional repressor MraZ, with product MSGFYGQYNTTMDSKGRFALPARLRSVVDSDGQSCLKGNLILAKGLEGCLSLYPEDEWQNIQDRLSSLSFTQKDFRYFSRRFYSSAASVSPDKNGRILIPALLAGEAHLKKDLIVIGVNRSIEIWHPERFEYYLEQFQGSWEEVAERLFAADNGRQE from the coding sequence ATGAGCGGGTTTTACGGCCAATATAACACGACCATGGACAGCAAAGGGAGGTTTGCCTTACCGGCTCGTCTGCGCAGTGTTGTGGATTCTGATGGCCAGTCCTGTCTGAAGGGTAACCTCATTCTCGCTAAGGGTCTTGAGGGATGCTTGAGTCTGTATCCTGAGGACGAGTGGCAGAACATTCAGGATCGACTGTCCTCGCTCAGTTTTACCCAGAAAGATTTTCGGTATTTCAGTCGTCGTTTCTATTCATCAGCGGCGTCTGTCTCACCCGACAAGAACGGCAGAATCCTGATTCCGGCCCTGTTGGCCGGAGAGGCTCACCTAAAGAAGGATTTGATCGTTATTGGTGTGAATCGATCGATTGAGATCTGGCACCCGGAACGATTTGAGTATTACCTCGAGCAGTTCCAGGGCAGTTGGGAAGAGGTTGCGGAACGATTGTTTGCCGCCGACAACGGTCGGCAGGAGTGA